In bacterium, one genomic interval encodes:
- a CDS encoding nitroreductase family protein, whose amino-acid sequence MTLRETMISRRSVRSFQSEHPGRERIRELIDMAITAPSASNKQPWRFFVTDDRNTIEKMAQAVSRSIDQIVAHIEPQYMDAFRAYGDYFVRFQGAPVVIAAAFREIAVLSNLIRNDLPKDSFETIRRMEYYSGLTSTSLAIQNLMLYAHSCGLGTSCMTGPLVAAEQLKEILTIPASWDLAALIAVGYSAEEPVVTTRKQAKAVLRWVNNPGS is encoded by the coding sequence ATGACGTTGCGTGAGACAATGATCTCCCGCCGCTCGGTGCGGTCCTTTCAGTCCGAACATCCAGGACGCGAACGAATCCGGGAGCTTATCGACATGGCGATCACTGCTCCCTCCGCAAGCAATAAACAGCCCTGGCGATTCTTTGTTACGGACGATAGGAACACGATCGAAAAAATGGCACAGGCGGTCTCGCGATCGATCGATCAGATCGTGGCGCATATCGAACCGCAATACATGGATGCCTTTCGCGCTTATGGAGATTACTTTGTGCGTTTTCAGGGCGCTCCCGTTGTCATTGCGGCCGCCTTTCGTGAAATTGCTGTCCTGTCCAATCTCATCAGGAACGATCTGCCAAAGGATTCATTCGAAACTATTAGAAGGATGGAATACTACTCGGGTTTGACGTCCACTTCTCTGGCGATACAGAATCTGATGCTGTACGCCCATTCCTGCGGCCTGGGTACTTCCTGCATGACCGGGCCGCTGGTCGCGGCAGAACAGCTGAAAGAAATTCTTACGATTCCGGCTTCCTGGGATCTTGCTGCGCTGATCGCAGTAGGCTATTCCGCAGAAGAACCGGTTGTCACAACACGTAAACAAGCAAAAGCCGTCCTTCGCTGGGTAAATAATCCTGGATCGTAA
- a CDS encoding SDR family oxidoreductase, producing MLTGKTIIVTGASRGIGKAIAAACVREGGTAGINYLQNEESAHAFCDELNRVRPDSAFLLPFDVRSSDSIAHACDGLLEHGLAIEGWVNNAGINLQGLLLSQTDLMIDQQIQTNLVGAIYCCRYIIPHMMERKCGSIVNVGSVTNSRVGSGQSVYAATKGALAALTRALALEYGRKGVRVNCVDPGPVDTEMFRQTQEFAGEEIRRQIPLRRFGTAAEIAELVVFLLSDRASFLTGGLFTADGGFSL from the coding sequence ATGCTAACCGGCAAGACGATCATCGTTACGGGCGCATCCAGAGGAATTGGAAAAGCAATTGCGGCAGCATGCGTGCGGGAAGGCGGCACGGCAGGAATCAATTACTTACAAAATGAAGAAAGCGCCCATGCATTTTGTGACGAACTGAATCGGGTCCGTCCTGATTCGGCTTTTCTCTTGCCTTTTGACGTAAGAAGCTCTGACTCCATCGCTCACGCGTGCGATGGATTACTGGAACATGGCTTAGCGATTGAAGGCTGGGTCAACAATGCCGGAATCAACTTACAAGGGCTACTCCTTTCACAAACGGATTTGATGATCGATCAGCAAATTCAAACGAATCTTGTTGGAGCCATCTACTGTTGCCGCTACATCATTCCACACATGATGGAACGGAAATGCGGCTCGATTGTCAATGTCGGATCGGTGACGAATTCCCGCGTTGGATCCGGTCAATCGGTGTATGCTGCAACAAAGGGAGCCCTGGCAGCCCTTACCAGAGCGCTGGCACTGGAGTATGGGCGTAAGGGAGTGAGAGTGAACTGTGTCGACCCTGGACCGGTCGATACGGAAATGTTTCGCCAGACGCAGGAATTCGCGGGCGAGGAGATCAGACGGCAGATTCCGTTGCGGCGTTTCGGCACAGCAGCCGAGATTGCCGAACTTGTCGTGTTCTTGCTTTCCGATCGCGCTTCCTTTTTGACCGGCGGATTGTTTACAGCAGATGGTGGTTTCTCGTTATGA
- a CDS encoding beta-ketoacyl-[acyl-carrier-protein] synthase II, with protein sequence EGAAMLVLEQWSEAVERGARIYAEVVGYGTSFDVHGISEPHPEGEGAMVAIQRALLDAGVAPAEITYINAHGTSTPKNDVVETKAIHRVFAKRAESIPVSSTKSMIGHLISAAGAMEIAAAILCAQRNFIHPTINLETPDPACDLDYVREGARRADVTYFLKNSFAFGGQNASLVLRNVIE encoded by the coding sequence AGAAGGCGCGGCCATGCTGGTGTTGGAACAATGGAGTGAAGCTGTAGAAAGAGGGGCCCGAATCTACGCGGAAGTGGTTGGATATGGAACTTCGTTTGACGTTCACGGAATCAGTGAACCCCATCCGGAAGGAGAAGGAGCGATGGTTGCTATACAACGCGCGTTGTTGGATGCGGGTGTTGCGCCCGCGGAAATCACATACATTAATGCGCACGGAACCTCCACGCCGAAAAATGACGTTGTAGAAACGAAAGCGATCCATCGCGTGTTCGCGAAGCGAGCCGAATCGATACCTGTTAGCTCAACAAAGTCGATGATCGGGCATTTGATCTCCGCTGCCGGCGCAATGGAAATCGCAGCTGCAATACTTTGCGCGCAAAGAAACTTCATCCATCCCACCATCAATCTTGAAACCCCTGATCCAGCCTGCGACCTGGATTACGTTCGGGAAGGAGCAAGAAGAGCAGATGTGACGTATTTCTTGAAGAATTCTTTTGCGTTTGGCGGCCAAAACGCGTCCTTGGTTCTCCGAAATGTAATAGAATGA
- a CDS encoding phosphopantetheine-binding protein gives MDRQEIFTAVQDCIAESLAISKQEIRPESRLIDDLGADSLDFLDMIFSLEKRFSTRLRDPKLDLLVRADFSQAQTTQNGHLSAESIEKLSEWLPELKDATEVMMRDVYSYITVNTLVRLVEEKLINAETKGRRE, from the coding sequence ATGGATAGACAAGAGATTTTTACAGCCGTACAGGATTGCATTGCTGAAAGTCTTGCAATCAGCAAACAGGAGATCCGGCCCGAATCCCGGTTAATTGACGATCTGGGAGCGGATTCCCTGGATTTTCTGGACATGATCTTCAGTCTGGAAAAACGATTCAGCACACGTTTGCGGGATCCCAAACTGGATCTACTGGTGCGAGCCGATTTTTCACAAGCACAAACCACGCAAAATGGGCATCTCTCAGCGGAGTCGATCGAGAAGCTAAGCGAATGGCTGCCCGAGCTAAAGGACGCGACGGAAGTCATGATGCGCGATGTATATTCCTACATCACCGTCAATACGCTTGTGCGCCTTGTCGAAGAAAAGCTCATCAACGCAGAGACGAAGGGGCGCAGGGAATAA